TCGAGGACGGCACCGAGTTCTCGCAGAGCGCCGACCCGCGCTACGCGACGATCCCGCCGGAGCTGCGCCCGCGCACGGAGTGCCTCAAGGACGTCGTCGAGCGCATGCTGCCGTACTGGTACGACGGCATCGTCCCGGACCTCCTCGACGGCAAGACCGTCCTGGTCGCCGCCCACGGCAACAGCCTGCGCGGCCTGGTGAAGCACCTGGACGGCATCTCCGACGACGCCATCTCGGGCCTCAACATCCCGACCGGCATCCCGCTCGCCTACGAGCTGGACGCCGATTTCCGCCCCCTGAAGCCGGGCGGCACGTACCTGGACCCGGACGCGGCGAAGGCTGCGATCGAGGCTGTGAAGAACCAGGGCAAGAAGAAGTAGAGAACGCGATCATGCTCCCGACCTGCGCATACGGCGCGGGGCGGGGGCATTTTCATGGCCTGGGCCCTCTTCGGGCCCTCAAGCCGTGTGACCGGAGCGCTCGCCCGAGAGCGGCCGAGCCTGGGCCCGGCTGCTCGGCATGAGGTGCGCGTACGCCTTCAGCGTGGGCCCGGGGTCGGGGTGCCTGAGGTACTCGGCGACGGCCTTCGGCCAAGCCCTACGACCGTCGGCCCGAGGACAACGAAGCTTGATCACGCAGGTCAGGCCTCGTGCTGGGTCCTGAGTGCGAACCGCTCATGATGACCTCATGGAGAACGCGGTCGAGAAGATCAAGGTCTGGTTCCGGTTCGTCCCCCGCGAGGGCTGGCTTCCGCAGGACACCGAAGGACTGTGGGCGACGAGGCTCGGAGAGGACACGGCCCGCGTGCAGAACGCTCCGTTTCTGCAGGACGGTGTGGCCGAGGGCGACGTCGTGCGGTTCGAGACAGGTGCCGACGGGCTTCACTGGGCTGCCGGGCGCGTCAGTTCCTCCGGTAACTGCACGATTCGGGTAGTGCCCGTTCCATCCGGTCCGCTGGGTCGCAGCGCGCGGGCCGTGCACCAACGCCTGTCGGCATTCGGCCTCGGCGGTGAGGTCTTCAGCGCGGAGTTCCCCATGGTGGCCTTCACGGCACCGGCCGGCGCCGACTTCGCCGGGATCAAGAGGCTGCTGGAACAAGGTGAGCGAGAAGGGTGGTGGCACCACGAAGTCGGCTGCGGCACGGAGGAGTGGTGGAGCGCCTGAAACTGCATGATCGGCTCGCTGTCCCACGAGTTCAGAGGCGCCGCCGTCGTCGGTCCGCTCACCAGCGCTGCGGAACACACCGAGAACGGCCTTAAAGACGTTGCGCCCGATCTCGCCGTGTCGCCCAAGTCCGCTGAGCCCGGCGCCTGGTGACCACACAAAACTGAACTGGCACCAGTGTCTGGCGCCCGGCCATGGTGACGCCACGGACCAAGCAGGTTGACGGCTATGGCAGTTGCCGGCCCGGTAGACGCGCGCACCACCATCTGCGCCTCTGGCCGGGGGGTGCTCAGCGGGCGCTCCCCTGGCCCGCCTGAGCCGCAAGCAGATCCTCGACTCCGAGCGTCACACGCTAACGTGGCCCCCACACTGCTTGTTACCCCTGGGCACGCTTCTCGCGGCACGGGCGGGCGGGGTGCGGGAGCAAGGAGATCGGGGAGAGCGACCATGGGCGAGTCTTTGAGGACCTTCGTCGGCGGCACCGAGGTCGAGGTGCCGAACAGCATTCCCGCGATCCGTGCCGCGCTGCCCGAGGAGAGACGCGAGGAGTTCGAGCAAGCGATCAACGAGGCCGGGGTGCACGAGATTCAGGCCGTCATGCGGCACTGGATGCTCGAGGCCGTACCCGACCCCGAAGCCGAGCGGATCCTGGACCGGCTCGCTCAGGACGAGGCCGAGAGGCGGAACGTCGCTTGAGTTTCCGCATCTCCTTCGCGCCGCCCGCCGACGACACCCTTGCCAAGATGCGCGACGCCGACTCGTTCCGCGACGAGATGGCCCGCACCCTCGGCTCGGATCCGTACGGACACGCCTCGACCCCCGTGAAGAGTGAACGCGACCGGCGCGAGGCGACGGTGTACGGGGCCATCATCCTCTACTACGTCTCCGGTTCGGTGCTGACGGTCACCGTGGTCAGGCTCGTACCGCTCCCCTAGCCGGCCCGTCACCGCTGCCGCGCGTCGGCCTGTCGCCGCTCCCCTCGCCGGCCCGCGCCCGGTACGAGGCTCCACGCCGCGATCCGGCCCGTCATCCGAGCCTGACCTGGCGGCCGTTGTCCCCGAGCGACTCCAGCAGACCGCGCAGATCGTCCGCGACCCGGTCCCGCTCCTCCTCCGTGAGGCCCGACAGCAGACGGTTCTGGTTGGCCACGTGGTCCACCAGCGCCCGGTCGATCAGCTCCCTGCCCGCCTGCGTGAGGGAGACGTGCACGCTGCGGCCGTCCTCCGCCCGTCGGGTGCGTACGACGAGCTCCCGTTCCTCCAGCCGGTCCAGTCGCTGGGTGATGGCACCGGACGTGACCATCGCAGACCGCATCAGCTCGGCGGGCGTCAGCCGGTGAGGTGCGGGGCTGCGTCGCAGGGTGGCGAGGACGTCGAACGCCGCCGCGTCGAGATCGTGCGCGCCGAAGACCACGCGCTGCTCAGCCTCGACGATCCGGGCGAGGCGCTTGATGCGGCCGATCACCGCCATCGACGAGGAGTCCAGTTCGGGGCACTGCTCCGCCCACTGCGCCAGCACGCGGTCCACATGGTCACTCATGGGGTCAGCATATCTTTACCTTAGAGTTGAGATACCTGGTTGCTTAGCGCTAAGCAAAAACGTTACGGTCCTGCCATGACGCAGGACCCAGAACCCATGACCGCGCGACAGGCGCTCCATGCACGCCGCAGCATCCGCCACCACCTGCCCGGTCCGCCCCCCGACCGTCGCCCGTCCGGCCGCGACGACCTCCGCGTCGCGATACCGATGCCCGCGGGAACGCATGCGGGGGGCGGGACCCGATGAAGGGCGACCGGATCGCGGCCGACTCCGCGCTCACCGCGCTCGCGCCCCTGGTCTGGGGTTCGACCTACCTCGTCACCACGGAACTGCTGCCTTCCGACAGACCTCTGCTCGCCGCGACCCTCAGGGCACTGCCCGCCGGTCTGATCCTCCTCGCGATCGGCAGGACCCTGCCGCGCGGCAACTGGTGGTGGCGCGCCACCGTCCTGGGGACGCTGAACATCGGCGCCTTCCTCTATCTGCTCTTCGTCGCCGCGTACCACCTTCCCGGCGGGGTGGCCGCACTGGTGATGGCCGTGCAGCCCACAGTCGTCCTCGTCCTGTCGGCGCTGCTGCTGAAGGAGCGGATCACGCTGACACATGCCGCCGCCTGCGCCCTCGGCGTCGCGGGTGTCGGTCTGCTCGCCCTGACCCCCGGCGCGGGTCTGGACGCCGTGGGTGTCGGCGCGGGGCTCCTGGGTGCCGTGAGCATGGCCACCGGCGTCGTGCTGACCAAGCGCTGGGGCCGGCCGCCCGGGGTGGGGCTTCTGACGTTCACCGGGTGGCAGTTGACCGCCGGCGGGGTCCTGCTGCTGCCCGTCATGCTGCTCGGCGAGGGGCTGCCCGGGTCGGTGAGCGGGCGGAACGTCGCAGGCTTCGCGTACCTCGGCCTGGTCGGCGCGCTTCTCGCCTACGCGGTGTGGTTCCGGGGCGTGGAACGGCTGCCCGCGCTGACCGTGTCCGTACTCGGATTCGCGTCACCGCTCGCGGCGATGGCGCTCGGTTACGCGTTCCTGGACGAGACCCTGTCCCCGGCCCAGCTCGCCGGCGCGCTGACGGTCGTCGTCGCCGTGTTCCTCGCCCTCCCCCGCACACGGAGAGGGCGGAGCATCCCCCGCACACGGAGAGGGCGGGGGCCGGACTCCCCGCCCCCGCCCCCGCCCTCACGCCGCAAGCTGTTCAGCCGGGCGTCGTGACCCGGACGCCTCGCCCGGACCCGACGACCCGCACGTTTCAGCCGAGCTTCTTGACCTGCGCGTCGATCAGCGCGGTCGGGAGCGCGAAGTCGGCGTCCGCGCCCGTCTTGCCGAGGTTGAAGGAGAAGAACGTGGCAACCGTGCCGCCCTGACGCAGGGTCACGAGCTTGAAGGGAGCCGCCTCGTCCCCCTCGCCCATCTGCACCCGCCAGGCGAGGGCCTCCTCGCCACCGGTCACCTTCTCCTCGGTCAGCTTGGTGACCTTCTGCTTCGAGCCCTTGACGGACAGGGTGAACCCACCGGTCGCGCACTCGGCGGCGGAGTCGCGGAGCTCGGCGAGGCTCTTCTCCGCGCCGTCACCGTCGTACGAGGCAAGCGTGACCAGCGACGACGTCACGTCGAGCATGCCGGCGAGCAGGTCCTCGGGGTCGGCGGACTCGTCCTTCTTCGGCTCCTGGACGACCTTGCGCCCGGCGTTGCCGACCGGGCTGCCGCGCTCCACGCCGTAGAAGGCGAACCCGATGGGCTCGCACTCCTTCTTGTCCACGGTGACCTCGTCGGGCTTGGCGATGTCCTCGGGGCCGGTCTTCGTGACCTTGTGGCCGGCGACGTCACCCTGCTCCAGTGACACCTTCTCCAGCTCGGCCGACGACAGCGCCTTGACCGCCGAGGGCTTGGTGGAGGCCTCGTCCTTGGCCCCCGAGGTGCCGCCGTCACCCTTGGCGTCGGAGTCCGAGCCGCTGCATGCGGTGGCGAGCAGGGTCAGGGACGCCGCGGCTGCGGCAAGGGCGGTACGACGTACGACGGTGGCGCGCATGGTGGGTTCATCTCTCCGTACGAAAGGAGCAACAGCGCGGTTCCGGCACCAGATTCGGCCGGGCACGGTGGGGCTGTCGCAGTGCGCCACACTCTACGATCGGACGCCTGTCCGATGATCGCCCGAATGGTCAAGGGATGTGATCGTGACTCCGTCGTGATCACCCTGTGAAGCGCCTGTGAGGCGACCGACTCCGCAGCTCAGCCATAGGAGCCCGCCCTTGTACGTCGACGCGGTCAACACCGTGCTGGAAGCCGTCGGGGCGGGCGGGCCCACGTCCCTCGAACCCCTCGCCGGTGGCACGTACAACACCGTCACCCGCGTCGCCTTCGGGGACGGCAGGGACTGGGTGGTGAAGATTCCTCCGGCCCACACCGCCGGGCTGAGCTACGAACAGCACCTGCTCGTCAACGAGGTCACCTTCTACGAATCCGCCACCGGGGCCGGTGACACGATCCCGCAGGTCGTGCACAGCGCACTCGCCCCGGAGGCACCGGGTGGGGCGTACGTCGTCATGACCGCGTGTCCGGGGCGCCCCTGGAGCGCGGTCGCCGGTGAACTGACGGCCGACGAGACACGGGCGCTGCGCACCGAGTTCGGGAGCATCGTCGGCCGCCTGCACGGTGTGACGGGGCCGGCCGGGTTCGGGTATCCGGGCCGGTCCCTCGGGCCGCTCTCCCCGACCTGGCGCGAGGCGTTCACCGCGATGACCGACGCGGTACTGGCGGACGCCGAGAGGTACGGGGCGGGACTGCCGCGCCCGTCGGACCGGATACGCGAGGTGCTCGCCGGGGCGGCGGACGTCCTGGACGAGGTGACACGGCCCGCCCTGGTCCACTTCGACCTGTGGCAGGGGAACGTCCTGGTGACCGGCGGGCCCGGGGCGCGTCGCATCGGGGGGATCGTCGACGGCGAGCGGATGTTCTGGGGGGACCCGGTCGCCGATCTCGTCTCCACGTCCCTGTTCGGTGACCCGGAAGGGGACGAGGACTTCCTCGCCGGTTACGCGGCAGCCACCGGCACACCGCTCGTGTTCACGCCGTCGATACGGCGGAGGCTCGACCTCTACCGCAGCTACCTCTACCTGATCATGCTGACCGAGACCGTGCCCCGGGGCTACGGACCGGAGGCTCTGGCCAGGACGTGGGAGACGGTGGCACCGCGCCTCGTCACGGCTCTGGACGGGCTGTAACGGGCAGGCGCCCGCCATCGGGCCAGTACCCGCGAACCGGCCGCTGCCCGCCAACCCGCCAGTACCCGCGAACCAGCCGCTGCCCGCGAGCCGACCGGTGCCGCCGGCCTCAGGAGGGCCCCTGCGCCAGGGGGGCCCTGCCTCAGGAGGGCCGCTGCGTCAGATGCGTGAAGGCGTCCAGGTTGCGGGTCGACTCGCCGCGCTCCGTCCGCCAGGCGTACTCCTTGCGGAT
The DNA window shown above is from Streptomyces sp. Alt3 and carries:
- a CDS encoding phosphoglyceromutase is translated as MADAPYKLILLRHGESEWNAKNLFTGWVDVDLTDKGEKEAVRGGELLKDAGLLPDVVHTSLQKRAIRTAQLGLEAADRHWIPVHRSWRLNERHYGALQGKDKAQTLAEFGEEQFMLWRRSYDTPPPALEDGTEFSQSADPRYATIPPELRPRTECLKDVVERMLPYWYDGIVPDLLDGKTVLVAAHGNSLRGLVKHLDGISDDAISGLNIPTGIPLAYELDADFRPLKPGGTYLDPDAAKAAIEAVKNQGKKK
- a CDS encoding DUF4265 domain-containing protein, producing MENAVEKIKVWFRFVPREGWLPQDTEGLWATRLGEDTARVQNAPFLQDGVAEGDVVRFETGADGLHWAAGRVSSSGNCTIRVVPVPSGPLGRSARAVHQRLSAFGLGGEVFSAEFPMVAFTAPAGADFAGIKRLLEQGEREGWWHHEVGCGTEEWWSA
- a CDS encoding MarR family winged helix-turn-helix transcriptional regulator, with the translated sequence MSDHVDRVLAQWAEQCPELDSSSMAVIGRIKRLARIVEAEQRVVFGAHDLDAAAFDVLATLRRSPAPHRLTPAELMRSAMVTSGAITQRLDRLEERELVVRTRRAEDGRSVHVSLTQAGRELIDRALVDHVANQNRLLSGLTEEERDRVADDLRGLLESLGDNGRQVRLG
- a CDS encoding EamA family transporter; the encoded protein is MKGDRIAADSALTALAPLVWGSTYLVTTELLPSDRPLLAATLRALPAGLILLAIGRTLPRGNWWWRATVLGTLNIGAFLYLLFVAAYHLPGGVAALVMAVQPTVVLVLSALLLKERITLTHAAACALGVAGVGLLALTPGAGLDAVGVGAGLLGAVSMATGVVLTKRWGRPPGVGLLTFTGWQLTAGGVLLLPVMLLGEGLPGSVSGRNVAGFAYLGLVGALLAYAVWFRGVERLPALTVSVLGFASPLAAMALGYAFLDETLSPAQLAGALTVVVAVFLALPRTRRGRSIPRTRRGRGPDSPPPPPPSRRKLFSRAS
- a CDS encoding phosphotransferase family protein, coding for MYVDAVNTVLEAVGAGGPTSLEPLAGGTYNTVTRVAFGDGRDWVVKIPPAHTAGLSYEQHLLVNEVTFYESATGAGDTIPQVVHSALAPEAPGGAYVVMTACPGRPWSAVAGELTADETRALRTEFGSIVGRLHGVTGPAGFGYPGRSLGPLSPTWREAFTAMTDAVLADAERYGAGLPRPSDRIREVLAGAADVLDEVTRPALVHFDLWQGNVLVTGGPGARRIGGIVDGERMFWGDPVADLVSTSLFGDPEGDEDFLAGYAAATGTPLVFTPSIRRRLDLYRSYLYLIMLTETVPRGYGPEALARTWETVAPRLVTALDGL